The Triticum aestivum cultivar Chinese Spring chromosome 7B, IWGSC CS RefSeq v2.1, whole genome shotgun sequence genome window below encodes:
- the LOC123156534 gene encoding BTB/POZ and MATH domain-containing protein 2: MAFAGISFVTAEGKLCTSTVSPIDSRAAHGYYPNGYDSKCAGFISVSLGLEDDDDENKHGDGEQPRSVKVQSTICFIDQFQWDQSVYIHEREIEDFGLNPVISDRDFMRRSTLERSSHLKDDSFIIRYDVIVLDVKADMSADGGAGTMASAVIQVPASDMPIHLKNLLRSKEGADVTFEVGGVRIAAHRCVLAARSTVFRAQLFGDIIQGSTTVKIDGIAAKVFRSMLDFIYTDTVPNMLDWDDMEEEAEEGNDVEEGAEEKGYISPKYIMWLLQLLEAADRYDLHRLKSICQEELSLGIQLSSVMGIIVLAERRGSLWLKEECLKFIKTHTSLHKEFTAEEVEEMTRTCSPSVLKKLIYKFAS; this comes from the exons ATGGCGTTTGCTGGCATCTCCTTCGTCACTGCTGAGGGCAAGCTGTGCACTTCCACCGTGTCGCCCATCGACTCCCGCGCGGCCCACGG GTACTACCCTAATGGCTATGACTCCAAGTGCGCCGGGTTTATATCGGTTTCCCTTGGCcttgaggacgacgatgatgagaaTAAACATGGCGATGGTGAGCAGCCGCGGTCCGTGAAGGTCCAGTCAACCATCTGTTTCATCGACCAATTTCAGTGGGATCAGTCAGTATACATCCATGAAAGAGAGATAGAGGACTTCGGTCTCAATCCAGTAATCTCAGACAGAGATTTCATGAGAAGATCTACGTTGGAAAGATCTTCGCACCTCAAGGACGACAGCTTCATCATCCGTTACGACGTCATTGTACTTGACGTCAAGGCGGACATGAGCGCGGACGGCGGTGCTGGCACTATGGCTTCCGCGGTAATCCAGGTGCCAGCGTCCGACATGCCGATCCATTTGAAGAATCTCCTCCGGAGCAAGGAGGGTGCTGACGTGACGTTTGAGGTTGGCGGCGTGAGGATCGCTGCGCACCGGTGTGTGCTTGCAGCCCGGTCTACGGTCTTCAGAGCGCAGCTGTTCGGCGACATTATTCAGGGCTCTACGACCGTGAAGATAGACGGCATTGCAGCCAAAGTGTTTAGGAGCATGCTTGATTTCATCTACACCGACACAGTGCCCAATATGTTGGATTGGGACGACATGGAAGAGGAGGCCGAAGAGGGAAATGACGTGGAGGAGGGAGCTGAAGAGAAGGGATACATATCGCCCAAATATATAATGTGGCTGCTTCAGTTGCTTGAAGCTGCTGATAGATATGATCTCCATAGGCTCAAGTCGATTTGCCAAGAGGAGCTGTCCCTCGGCATACAACTGAGCTCTGTGATGGGCATTATTGTTTTAGCCGAGCGAAGAGGTAGCCTCTGGTTGAAGGAGGAGTGCTTGAAGTTCATCAAAACTCATACAAGCTTGCACAAGGAATTCACGGCTGAGGAAGTTGAGGAGATGACCAGAACCTGCAGCCCCTCCGTTCTCAAGAAGCTCATCTACAAGTTTGCTTCCTGA
- the LOC123155782 gene encoding BTB/POZ and MATH domain-containing protein 5-like, translating to MAFAGMSLVTAEGKLCTSTVSPIDSRAARGYHLLAVEGFSRNKTPTGQYIRSRTFLVGGRRWYLNYYPNGCDYQWDGWVSVSIGLEDDEDDDADDDEQKQPVKVRLAICLIDQFQWQESVYIHECETEDFVLNSVICDKDFIRRSTLERSSYLKDDSFIIRFDVSVLDVKADVNTEVGATTIVSRFIQVPPSDLAIHFRPCLKDLLMSKEGADVTFEVGGEAFAAHQCVLAARSMAFKSQLFGDTPGGATVKIDGIEAEVFKSMLTFIYTDTLPVPDWNKIQVWTPEGAPKAVQHVMWLLQLLEAAERYDLHRLKLICQDELGTSIQLKTVADIIVGAERGHYR from the exons ATGGCGTTTGCTGGCATGTCTCTCGTCACCGCTGAGGGCAAGCTGTGCACGTCTACCGTGTCGCCCATCGACTCCCGCGCGGCCCGCGGGTACCACCTGCTCGCGGTCGAAGGCTTCTCGAGAAACAAGACGCCCACCGGCCAGTACATCAGATCTCGCACTTTCTTGGTTGGAGGCCGCCGCTGGTATCTCAACTACTACCCTAATGGCTGTGACTACCAGTGGGACGGTTGGGTATCGGTTTCTATTGGCCTTGAGGACGACGAAGATGATGACGCTGACGATGATGAGCAAAAGCAGCCCGTGAAGGTCCGGCTTGCCATCTGTTTGATCGACCAATTTCAGTGGCAAGAGTCAGTATACATCCATGAATGTGAAACAGAAGATTTTGTTCTCAATTCTGTAATCTGCGATAAAGATTTCATAAGAAGATCTACGTTGGAAAGATCTTCGTATCTCAAGGATGACAGCTTCATAATCCGTTTCGACGTTAGCGTACTTGACGTCAAGGCCGACGTCAACACGGAGGTTGGCGCTACCACCATCGTTTCTCGGTTCATCCAAGTCCCTCCTTCCGACCTGGCAATCCACTTCAGGCCTT GCCTCAAGGATCTCCTCATGTCCAAGGAGGGTGCTGACGTGACGTTTGAGGTTGGCGGCGAAGCATTTGCTGCGCATCAATGTGTGCTTGCAGCGCGATCTATGGCATTCAAGTCACAGCTGTTTGGTGACACTCCTGGTGGTGCTACTGTGAAGATCGATGGTATAGAAGCAGAAGTGTTTAAGAGCATGCTAACTTTCATCTACACCGACACATTGCCTGTACCTGACTGGAATAAAATACAAGTGTGGACACCAGAGGGAGCCCCAAAAGCAGTCCAACATGTAATGTGGCTGCTGCAGTTGCTTGAAGCTGCGGAGAGATATGATCTCCATAGGCTCAAGTTGATCTGCCAAGACGAGTTGGGCACCAGCATTCAGCTGAAGACGGTAGCGGACATCATTGTTGGAGCTGAGCGGGGACATTACCGTTAG